A genomic stretch from Primulina huaijiensis isolate GDHJ02 chromosome 14, ASM1229523v2, whole genome shotgun sequence includes:
- the LOC140956554 gene encoding uncharacterized protein, with translation MVEEGRSNSSYGGSPCPICLDSVTQESYLDRCFHKFCYDCIVRWNTIVASKHSSTPSSLKCPMCKVENISIIYGYDGSFFQRHYVNKCFGNSEFFSESHRYRLKCYYTEPGNLDDKLQVSRYWKFRKYLQPNSWLHDWLRREIQAVMQEEDVDIIVHYVLGVIDSLRRDTSKHLTMLAEMVREEFRMIVSKAVKPFITGRTERFVNELELFLASGLTIDAFDEVYIEHLGWKSNETRENEQGETLEHIPAVPCLYIFDENSDEI, from the exons ATGGTGGAAGAGGGAAGAAGCAACTCCTCTTACGGTGGGAGTCCTTGCCCCATTTGCCTCGATTCCGTCACTCAAGAATCATACTTGGACCGGTGTTTTC ATAAATTTTGCTATGATTGCATTGTAAGATGGAACACTATAGTAGCAAGCAAACACTCTTCTACACCTTCATCATTGAAGTGTCCTATGTGCAAG GTAGAGAATATCTCCATAATTTATGGATACGACGGAAGTTTTTTTCAACGACATTATGTTAACAAGTGTTTCGGGAATAG TGAGTTCTTTTCAGAATCGCACAGATATAGATTGAAATGCTACTACACTGAACCAG GTAATCTAGATGACAAACTACAAGTCTCGCGTTATTGGAAGTTTCGCAAGTATCTTCAGCCGAATAGTTGGCTGCATGACTGGTTGAGAAGGGAAATTCAGGCAGTAATGCAG GAGGAAGATGTAGACATTATCGTGCATTACGTGCTTGGTGTGATCGACTCATTGAGAAG AGATACTTCAAAACATTTGACAATGTTGGCTGAGATGGTGCGAGAAGAGTTCCGAATGATAGTATCTAAAGCAGTCAAACCTTTCATAACTGGTAGAACAGAAAGGTTTGTTAATGAATTGGAATTGTTTCTAGCATCGGGACTGACTATCGACGCTTTTGATGAGGTCTATATTGAGCATTTAGGTTGGAAATCTAATGAAACAAGAGAGAATGAACAAGGTGAAACTCTTGAGCATATACCAGCAGTTCCATGCTTGTACATCTTTGATGAAAACTCTGATGAAATTTGA